The DNA segment CCGCCTGCCCGCTCCGCGATGTAGGCGACCGCCTCGCTCACGCCGAGCGGACCGGCGACCTCCGCCCCGGCCCGCCGGGCGGCCTCGATAAAAATCCCGACCCCTTCGTCATCCTCCATCACACCCCCCAATCTTCGGCCTTACCTTTTATCAACCAAGCCAGAAATTAAAAGAATCATGTTTTTGTGTCAACCACAAAGATGACGCATCTCCCCGCGCACGAGCCCCAAAACGCGTGGCGCCCAAGCCAAAAATGTCAGATTTTCAGCTCCTTAAGAGCCTTGCGTGCCGCCTCCCCCAAAAAACAAACATTTTTTTATTTTGTTCTTGACAGGAAAGCAGTCGCCCTTTAGTCTCTACTGGTAAGACCAATTGTTGGACTGACAAATGGTCACGAGAGAGGCGCAGCCCTCCCCTAATGCAAAAATTTTATTTCACACTAGAATAATAGCATCGGTTGCAGGGCCGGCTTGGAAGGCGGCCGAAAAATTCCACTCCATCCAAGAAGGAGACAGCAGATGAAAAGATTCGGGTTTCTCATAGGCGTGCTGGTGGCCCTGTCCCTGCTCACCGCCCCCCAGGCCTTCGCCGCCAAGAGGGAAAAGTTCGGCGTCGATCAGCGCCACGAAGAGGTCAAGAAAGAACTGCGCAAGATCAAGACGTCCGACAAGAAAATCCGCTGGAAGATGATCATGCCCTGGAGCAAGGGCCTGCTCTTTTACGACATCGCCCAGCACTTCGCCGATTCGGTTAAATTGGCCTCCGGCGGCCGTTTCGACATCAAGCTCTTCTCGGCTGGCGAACTGGTCGGTGCCAGCGAAACCTTTGACGCGGTCAGCAAGGGCTCGGTTCAGATGGCCCACTCCTCCCCCCTGTACTGGAAGGGTAAAAACGAAGCGTTTGTTGCCTATGCCTCTGTTCCTTTCGGGCTGGACGCTGAAGGCTACAACATCTGGATGTATGAACGCGGCGGCCTCGAAAAACTGCAGGCCCTCTACAAGCCCTATGGCATCTACGCCCTCCCTGCAGGGCAGACCGGCCAGGAAATGGGCCTCTTCTCCAACAAAAAGCCGACCAAAATGGCCGACTTCAAAGGGATGCGCATCCGCACGCCGGGTTGGTACATGGATATCATGAACGGG comes from the Desulfuromonas sp. genome and includes:
- the dctP gene encoding TRAP transporter substrate-binding protein DctP produces the protein MKRFGFLIGVLVALSLLTAPQAFAAKREKFGVDQRHEEVKKELRKIKTSDKKIRWKMIMPWSKGLLFYDIAQHFADSVKLASGGRFDIKLFSAGELVGASETFDAVSKGSVQMAHSSPLYWKGKNEAFVAYASVPFGLDAEGYNIWMYERGGLEKLQALYKPYGIYALPAGQTGQEMGLFSNKKPTKMADFKGMRIRTPGWYMDIMNGLGASVSPLPGGEVYLALERGVIDAAEYSTPAINYPMGFDDITKYVIEPGVHQPGFQCDLMINQKAWDSLPADLQWIVKIAAHETQAWSNSWIENLNIQAINKFKEKIEFVTMDKETRIEFAKTTKAYLEKIKKKYPDVKEALDSQEAFKKDFSEWRQQRSGVAPWPIDDYIAGKHDQ